From the genome of Bradyrhizobium elkanii USDA 76, one region includes:
- a CDS encoding DEAD/DEAH box helicase, which translates to MATIQPSFANAAEFFNSLLDAFDDDDRVTWLFTVELVRCLGLLADSLRRGDDERGGRAMEKLNALDGMAARVFSDDASLLVGLLKQVADGFRRASIYRPLNALSDLNPDRRSKLLAYARGQFSRGRGILWTSQLQGLERLLRDSSFALCTPTGSGKTLVANMALVKELLLRGHKDVAPLAIYLVPSRALAGEVEAKLRGELGDEMIVTGLYGGADWGITDYWLSGEQPTVLIVTVEKADALMRYLGPLLLGRLRLVVIDEAHQVVPEGGENTRISFSEHRNRSLRLESFISRVLARRPDVVRIALTAVAGGASLPVARWVEGRPDAEAVGVRYRSTRQVIGVLETTPNRPCRILLDIMNGRPLYLRGEEQPVYLRLRIEQMPQLPAGMRNSLNRFNSLTVLWTALHLVEEDQRILISVAQEPEQTMRWFKEALELPTWATAPGFSAPDGELRGRYDEARAACIDYCGVDSFELALLDRGIATSHGQMPQRLRRLMTEMIEGRICPITVATATLTEGVNLPFDLILLSSLKRRSWDAENEQQIITPLSTAEFRNLAGRAGRPGAARGIEGMTLIALPTTISTTADSFVGVQRRQRRDLVTDYEQLRTALLIEERDADAVESPLAMLLTAIRDRAISVLGLPPNRFLDWLDQVLPPNISPEAGEGASGLRARLADSLDELDGVLLAALEEVARADEVSMTGAEAEAQLIELWRRTFTAVAAAQEEWMEQAFIRRGRAVVETVYPDADERRRLYQYGFSPIVGRRFEGVAPQIRVLMAAAHSYGVDDASTRLRVFEQIGMLLSNDRGFGFRVRATVGDQALLANWRDVLAWWMQVADAAGPDADQLRSWQRFVADNLEFKLGVAIGAVVAQAWSAGAGDPYAVPSLSEWRVTTGLPWFGFWARELLRWGTHDPFVAYVLAQGLAHTRERAAERREEFETWLHANHVDIEPDDYIDPQLFLEWQNSLPRREHAAVPFAPETVELTGTNGARPRYNVIPVPHGARVSWLDPAGFELATSKDIAGAYDNSSIRNDYELRATQRGASVNRTFRAGAQ; encoded by the coding sequence ATGGCGACGATTCAGCCTTCGTTTGCGAACGCGGCTGAGTTCTTCAACAGCCTGCTAGACGCGTTCGACGATGATGACCGAGTAACTTGGCTCTTCACCGTCGAGCTCGTGCGCTGCCTCGGGCTCCTGGCTGACAGTCTACGACGTGGGGATGATGAGCGCGGCGGCCGCGCGATGGAGAAGCTCAACGCCCTTGATGGAATGGCCGCGCGTGTTTTCAGCGACGACGCCTCGCTCCTCGTAGGACTGCTGAAGCAGGTAGCGGATGGCTTCAGACGCGCAAGCATCTATCGTCCCCTCAATGCGCTATCGGACCTCAATCCCGACCGACGTTCGAAGCTCCTGGCCTACGCTCGGGGACAATTCAGCCGGGGGCGCGGTATTCTCTGGACCTCGCAATTGCAGGGGCTGGAGCGCCTGTTGAGGGACAGTTCCTTTGCTCTTTGTACACCAACTGGATCTGGCAAAACGCTGGTCGCCAACATGGCGTTGGTCAAAGAGTTGCTGCTACGGGGGCACAAGGACGTCGCCCCCTTGGCAATCTATCTCGTGCCCTCGCGCGCCCTAGCTGGTGAAGTGGAGGCTAAGCTTCGAGGTGAGCTCGGCGATGAGATGATCGTCACCGGACTCTATGGCGGCGCGGACTGGGGCATCACGGATTATTGGCTGAGCGGTGAACAACCGACCGTGCTCATCGTGACGGTAGAAAAGGCGGATGCGCTGATGCGCTACCTTGGTCCCCTTTTGCTTGGGCGCTTGCGGCTTGTGGTCATTGACGAAGCACACCAGGTGGTTCCGGAGGGTGGGGAGAACACCAGGATCAGTTTTTCGGAGCACCGCAATCGCTCGCTCCGGCTCGAAAGCTTCATATCGCGCGTTCTCGCAAGGCGGCCGGACGTCGTGCGAATCGCGCTCACTGCGGTGGCGGGAGGCGCATCCCTGCCTGTAGCACGTTGGGTCGAGGGGCGGCCCGACGCTGAAGCCGTAGGAGTGCGTTATCGAAGCACTCGACAGGTTATCGGCGTTTTGGAAACAACACCGAACCGCCCGTGCCGGATCCTTCTCGATATCATGAACGGGCGACCGCTGTATCTGCGTGGCGAGGAGCAGCCCGTGTATCTCCGGCTTCGAATCGAACAAATGCCGCAATTGCCAGCGGGCATGCGGAATAGTCTCAATCGCTTCAATAGTCTAACCGTACTTTGGACGGCTCTTCACTTGGTCGAGGAAGATCAACGCATTCTTATCTCCGTAGCGCAGGAACCAGAACAGACGATGCGCTGGTTCAAGGAAGCTCTCGAACTGCCGACATGGGCGACAGCGCCTGGCTTCTCGGCGCCTGACGGGGAACTGCGCGGGCGCTACGACGAAGCACGGGCTGCTTGTATCGACTATTGCGGCGTCGACTCCTTCGAGCTCGCGCTCCTTGATCGGGGCATTGCGACGAGCCACGGCCAAATGCCGCAACGGCTTCGGCGCCTGATGACCGAAATGATCGAGGGGAGAATTTGCCCGATAACGGTCGCAACCGCGACATTGACAGAGGGAGTTAACCTTCCGTTCGACTTAATTCTTCTTTCGTCGCTGAAGCGGCGCTCTTGGGACGCAGAGAACGAGCAACAGATAATAACGCCACTTTCCACTGCGGAATTCCGCAATCTCGCAGGCCGGGCTGGACGGCCCGGAGCCGCCCGAGGGATCGAGGGTATGACGCTTATAGCGCTCCCAACCACGATCTCCACGACGGCAGACAGTTTCGTCGGGGTTCAGCGCAGGCAACGTCGTGATCTCGTGACAGACTATGAACAGCTCCGAACGGCGTTGCTGATCGAGGAACGCGATGCTGATGCGGTCGAGAGTCCGTTGGCCATGCTCCTGACCGCAATCCGCGATCGTGCAATCAGCGTTCTTGGGCTGCCGCCTAACCGATTTCTGGACTGGCTCGATCAGGTCCTTCCGCCGAATATCAGTCCCGAGGCTGGTGAGGGAGCGAGCGGACTTCGCGCTCGCCTAGCAGATAGTCTTGATGAACTTGACGGCGTGCTGCTCGCGGCGCTGGAGGAGGTCGCACGTGCAGACGAAGTGAGCATGACGGGCGCCGAAGCCGAAGCTCAGCTCATCGAACTATGGCGGCGAACGTTCACCGCGGTTGCTGCCGCCCAAGAAGAATGGATGGAGCAAGCGTTTATACGGCGTGGCCGCGCGGTGGTGGAAACCGTCTACCCGGACGCGGACGAACGTCGGCGTCTCTATCAATATGGCTTCTCTCCGATCGTTGGCCGTCGCTTCGAGGGGGTTGCTCCTCAAATCCGAGTTTTGATGGCAGCAGCACACAGCTACGGGGTTGATGATGCTAGCACCCGGCTGCGCGTATTCGAACAAATCGGGATGCTTCTCTCTAATGATCGCGGGTTCGGATTTCGGGTGCGCGCCACGGTCGGCGATCAGGCGCTGCTCGCAAACTGGCGGGACGTGCTGGCATGGTGGATGCAAGTAGCGGACGCCGCTGGACCTGATGCGGATCAGCTTCGGAGCTGGCAGCGCTTCGTTGCCGACAACCTCGAATTCAAGTTGGGTGTCGCCATAGGAGCGGTCGTCGCGCAGGCCTGGTCGGCAGGCGCGGGCGACCCCTACGCGGTACCGTCGCTTTCAGAGTGGCGCGTTACCACGGGTTTACCGTGGTTTGGCTTTTGGGCTCGCGAACTGCTGCGATGGGGCACACACGATCCGTTCGTCGCCTATGTGCTTGCACAAGGGCTAGCTCACACACGAGAGCGCGCTGCCGAACGTCGTGAAGAGTTCGAAACTTGGTTGCACGCAAACCACGTGGATATCGAGCCCGACGACTACATCGATCCGCAGCTTTTTCTCGAGTGGCAGAACAGCTTGCCCAGGCGAGAGCACGCCGCCGTACCATTTGCTCCGGAGACGGTCGAATTGACTGGAACCAATGGCGCGCGGCCACGATACAACGTGATACCTGTTCCCCACGGTGCCCGCGTTAGTTGGCTTGACCCCGCTGGCTTTGAGCTCGCAACGTCGAAGGATATTGCCGGCGCTTATGACAATAGTTCCATTCGGAACGACTACGAGCTTCGCGCCACGCAGCGCGGCGCCTCCGTGAACAGAACTTTTCGCGCAGGCGCTCAATAA
- a CDS encoding IS5 family transposase: MRGGDNRMGELFSYVDLEARVRRDHPLRAIRTIVNEALSTLEREFAALYSPIGRPSIPPEKLLRAMLLQAFYSIRSERLLMERLEYDLLFRWFVGIGVDDAAWDHSVFSKNRDRLLEGDIAAKFLAAVLAQPKVKKLLSSDHFSVDGTLIEAWASMKSVKPKDGSGEPPAPGGGRNAEADFHGQKRSNDTHASTTDPDARLYRKGKGKETKLCFIGHGLMENRHGLLVDACLTRADGHAERVAALHMIEPRADRPTAITLGADKAYDAEDFVNELRSMNVTPHVAQNTSGRSSAIDGRTTRHGGYAVSQRIRKRIEEAFGWIKTVAGQEKTRFRGRERVGWAFTFAAAAYNLVRLPKLIAEAG, from the coding sequence GTGCGCGGCGGCGACAATCGAATGGGCGAGCTGTTCAGCTACGTCGATCTGGAGGCGCGGGTGCGGCGTGACCATCCGCTGCGAGCGATCCGGACGATCGTGAACGAGGCGCTGTCGACGCTGGAGCGCGAGTTTGCCGCGCTCTATTCGCCGATTGGGCGGCCGTCGATCCCGCCGGAGAAGCTGCTGCGGGCGATGCTGTTGCAAGCGTTTTATTCGATCCGCTCGGAGCGGCTCTTGATGGAGCGGCTGGAATACGACCTGCTGTTCCGCTGGTTCGTCGGAATTGGCGTCGACGACGCAGCCTGGGACCATTCGGTGTTCTCGAAGAATCGCGACCGGTTGCTGGAAGGCGACATCGCGGCCAAGTTCCTGGCGGCGGTGCTGGCGCAGCCCAAGGTGAAGAAGCTGCTGTCGAGCGATCACTTCTCGGTCGATGGCACGCTGATCGAGGCCTGGGCCTCGATGAAGAGCGTGAAGCCGAAGGATGGCTCTGGCGAGCCGCCGGCGCCAGGCGGCGGGCGCAATGCCGAAGCGGACTTCCATGGCCAGAAACGCTCAAACGACACCCATGCTTCGACCACCGATCCGGATGCCAGGCTCTACCGCAAGGGCAAAGGCAAGGAGACGAAGCTGTGCTTCATCGGGCATGGGCTGATGGAGAACCGCCACGGCCTGCTGGTCGACGCCTGCCTGACGCGGGCCGACGGGCATGCCGAACGGGTGGCCGCGCTGCACATGATCGAACCGCGTGCCGACCGGCCGACAGCGATCACGCTTGGCGCCGACAAAGCCTACGACGCCGAAGACTTCGTCAACGAGCTGCGCTCGATGAACGTGACGCCGCATGTTGCGCAGAACACCAGCGGCCGCAGCTCTGCGATCGACGGGCGAACGACCCGGCACGGCGGCTATGCCGTCAGCCAGCGCATCCGCAAGCGCATCGAGGAGGCATTCGGCTGGATCAAGACGGTCGCCGGGCAAGAGAAGACCCGCTTCCGTGGCCGTGAACGCGTCGGATGGGCCTTTACCTTCGCTGCCGCCGCCTACAATCTGGTGCGGCTGCCCAAGCTGATCGCGGAGGCCGGCTGA
- the trbB gene encoding P-type conjugative transfer ATPase TrbB produces MAGTSLHSEAFSRGARMLRTALGPAIATFLEDPSIVEVMLNPDGRLWIDRLSGGLEDSGRTMSAADGERIVRLVAHHVGAEVHAEKPRVSAELPETGERFEGLLPPVVAAPAFAIRKPAVAVFTLDDYAAAGIMTAGQAGLLREAVAARKNILVAGGTSTGKTTLTNALLAEIAGTTDRVVLIEDTRELQCRAPNLVALRTKDGVASLSDLVRSSLRLRPDRIPVGEVRGSEALELLKAWGTGHPGGIGTIHAGTALGALRRLEQLIQEAVLTVPKALIAETIDLVAVLRGRGSERRLAELALVAGLDPATGDYRVQSAGAGGQSSLPGDPS; encoded by the coding sequence GTGGCGGGCACTTCACTCCATTCGGAAGCGTTCTCGCGTGGCGCGCGCATGCTGCGCACCGCGCTGGGTCCCGCGATCGCCACCTTCCTCGAAGACCCCTCGATCGTCGAGGTCATGCTCAACCCCGACGGCCGGCTCTGGATCGACCGGCTGTCCGGCGGGCTGGAGGATAGCGGACGAACGATGTCTGCCGCCGACGGCGAGCGGATCGTGCGCCTGGTCGCGCATCATGTCGGCGCTGAGGTGCATGCCGAGAAGCCGCGCGTCTCGGCCGAGCTTCCCGAGACGGGGGAGAGGTTCGAGGGGCTTCTTCCGCCCGTCGTTGCGGCGCCGGCCTTTGCGATCCGCAAGCCCGCCGTCGCTGTTTTCACCCTGGACGACTACGCGGCGGCCGGCATCATGACGGCCGGCCAAGCGGGCCTGTTGCGCGAAGCGGTCGCCGCCCGCAAGAACATCCTGGTCGCCGGCGGCACCTCGACCGGCAAGACCACCCTGACAAACGCGCTGCTGGCCGAGATCGCCGGCACCACCGATCGCGTGGTTCTCATCGAGGATACGCGTGAACTGCAATGCCGCGCTCCGAATCTGGTCGCGCTGCGCACCAAGGATGGCGTCGCGTCGCTGTCCGATCTGGTTCGGTCCTCCCTCCGCCTACGCCCAGACCGGATTCCGGTCGGCGAGGTACGGGGCAGCGAAGCCTTGGAGCTCCTCAAAGCCTGGGGCACCGGCCACCCCGGTGGGATCGGAACGATTCACGCCGGCACGGCGCTGGGCGCGCTTCGTCGCCTCGAGCAGCTCATCCAGGAGGCCGTCCTCACCGTTCCCAAGGCGCTGATCGCCGAGACCATCGATCTCGTCGCGGTACTGCGCGGCCGCGGCAGCGAACGCCGCCTCGCCGAACTCGCTCTCGTCGCCGGCCTCGATCCCGCCACCGGCGATTACCGCGTCCAGTCGGCCGGGGCGGGCGGCCAATCCTCACTTCCCGGAGACCCGTCATGA
- a CDS encoding TrbC/VirB2 family protein has translation MIQCPPAIRRVRRRFADLAAIVFISIALAPAAYASGSSMPWETPLNQILESVQGPVAKIMSVIIITVTGLTLAFGDTSGGFRRLIQIVFGLSIAFAASSFFLTFFSFSGGALV, from the coding sequence ATGATTCAGTGCCCTCCCGCGATCCGTCGTGTTCGTCGCCGCTTCGCCGACCTAGCGGCAATTGTCTTCATCTCCATCGCTTTAGCCCCTGCGGCCTACGCCTCCGGTTCCTCGATGCCGTGGGAGACGCCGCTCAACCAGATCCTGGAGTCGGTGCAGGGCCCGGTCGCCAAGATCATGTCGGTCATCATCATCACCGTGACCGGCCTGACGCTCGCCTTCGGCGATACGTCCGGCGGCTTCCGCCGGCTGATCCAGATCGTCTTCGGCCTGTCGATCGCCTTCGCCGCGTCGAGCTTTTTCCTGACCTTCTTCAGCTTCTCCGGCGGAGCGTTGGTGTGA
- a CDS encoding VirB3 family type IV secretion system protein, with translation MAAIVDPEVPGFFAPVHRALTDPILMGGAPRTVAIANGTLAAAIALGLHLWIPGALIWAVGHAAAVWAATRDPQFVDVVRRHLRYPSYLRV, from the coding sequence ATGGCTGCGATCGTCGATCCGGAAGTGCCGGGCTTCTTCGCGCCGGTCCATCGCGCGCTCACCGATCCGATCCTGATGGGCGGCGCGCCCCGCACGGTTGCGATCGCCAACGGCACGTTGGCGGCGGCAATTGCACTCGGCCTCCACCTCTGGATTCCCGGAGCGCTGATTTGGGCCGTGGGGCATGCCGCTGCGGTCTGGGCGGCCACGCGCGACCCGCAATTCGTGGACGTCGTTCGACGTCACCTCCGCTATCCATCCTATCTCCGCGTGTGA
- the trbE gene encoding conjugal transfer protein TrbE, which yields MLNLAEYRNRPHSLADFLPWAALVEKGVVLNKDGAFQRTARFRGPDLDSATPAELVGVTARLNNALRRLGSGWAIFVEAQRIAAQTYPHNTFPDAASALVDLERRDAFEEAGAHFESRYFLTFVWLPPAEDASRIENWLYEGRAQSGVDPRELLRGFVDRTNRVLQLVEGFMPEVAWLGDGETLTYLHSTISTRQQPVRVPETPMHLDALLADEPLAGGLEPRLGSHHLRTLTVVGFPTATHPGILDELNRLAFPYRWSTRAILLDKTEAVKLLTKIRRQWFAKRKSIAAIVKEVMTNEASTLVDSDAANKAADADLALQELGTDDVGQAYITATVTVWDEDGGLAAEKLRLVEKVIQGRDFTCMPEGVNALEAWLGSLPGHAYANVRQPPLSTLNLAHMIPLSAVWAGPDRDEHFRSSPLFFGKTEGSTPFRFSLHVGDVGHTLIVGPTGAGKSVLLALMAIQFRRYRKSQIFAFDFGGSIRTAALAMGGDWHDLGGSLSNSADDSVSLQPLARIGDAAERAWAAEWVTAILAKEGVTIDPTVKEHVWSALTSLASSPVEERTITGLTVLLQSTALKQALQPYCVGGSSGRLLDAEAEQFGFASVQAFETEGLIGAGAAPAVLTYLFHRIEGRLDGRPTLLIIDEGWLVLDDPAFAQQLREWLKTLRKKNASVVFATQSLSDIDGSNIAPAIVESCPTRIFLPNERAIEPQITAIYQRFGLNDRQIEIIARATPKRDYYCQSRRGNRLFELGLGPVALAFCAASSKADHAAIERLLAEHGHDDFTPAWLADHELLWAADLIPDLINLEVQS from the coding sequence ATGCTGAACCTCGCCGAATACCGCAACCGACCCCACAGTCTTGCCGACTTCCTGCCCTGGGCCGCTTTGGTCGAGAAGGGCGTCGTCCTCAACAAGGACGGCGCGTTCCAGCGCACGGCGCGCTTCCGCGGTCCGGATCTCGACAGCGCGACGCCGGCCGAGCTCGTCGGCGTGACCGCCCGCCTCAACAACGCGTTGCGGCGTCTCGGCTCAGGCTGGGCGATCTTCGTCGAAGCCCAGCGCATCGCCGCCCAGACTTATCCGCACAACACTTTTCCAGACGCCGCATCAGCGCTGGTCGACCTGGAGCGGCGGGACGCTTTCGAGGAGGCCGGTGCGCATTTCGAGAGCCGCTATTTCCTGACCTTCGTCTGGCTGCCGCCGGCCGAGGACGCCTCGCGCATCGAGAACTGGCTCTATGAGGGCCGTGCGCAGAGCGGCGTCGATCCACGCGAGTTGCTGCGCGGCTTCGTCGATCGGACCAACCGCGTCCTGCAACTGGTCGAAGGGTTCATGCCCGAGGTGGCGTGGCTCGGTGACGGCGAGACGCTGACCTACCTGCATTCGACCATCTCCACCCGGCAACAGCCCGTGCGCGTCCCCGAAACGCCGATGCATCTCGACGCGCTGCTCGCGGACGAGCCGCTCGCAGGCGGCCTCGAGCCGCGTCTGGGGAGCCACCACCTTCGCACGCTCACCGTGGTCGGCTTTCCGACCGCGACGCATCCCGGGATCCTCGACGAGCTGAACCGGCTTGCCTTTCCCTACCGCTGGTCGACCCGTGCCATCCTCCTCGACAAGACCGAGGCGGTGAAGCTGTTGACCAAAATCCGCCGACAGTGGTTTGCCAAGCGCAAGTCGATCGCCGCCATCGTCAAGGAGGTGATGACCAACGAGGCCTCGACCCTGGTCGATAGCGATGCGGCGAACAAGGCCGCCGATGCCGATCTCGCCTTGCAGGAACTGGGTACCGACGATGTCGGTCAGGCCTACATCACCGCGACCGTCACCGTCTGGGATGAGGACGGAGGTCTCGCCGCCGAGAAGCTGCGCCTCGTCGAGAAGGTGATTCAGGGGCGCGACTTCACCTGCATGCCGGAAGGGGTGAACGCGCTCGAAGCCTGGCTCGGCTCACTGCCCGGGCACGCCTACGCCAACGTCCGCCAGCCGCCGCTCTCGACATTGAACCTGGCTCACATGATACCGCTTTCGGCGGTCTGGGCCGGGCCGGACCGCGACGAGCATTTCCGCAGCTCTCCGCTGTTCTTTGGCAAGACCGAGGGCTCGACGCCTTTCCGCTTCTCGTTGCACGTCGGCGACGTCGGCCACACCCTGATCGTCGGGCCGACCGGGGCCGGCAAGTCCGTGCTGCTGGCGCTGATGGCGATCCAGTTCCGGCGCTACCGGAAGAGCCAGATCTTCGCCTTCGATTTCGGCGGCTCGATCCGCACGGCGGCGCTTGCCATGGGCGGCGACTGGCACGACCTCGGCGGAAGCCTGTCGAACAGCGCTGACGATTCCGTCTCTCTTCAACCGCTCGCACGCATCGGCGATGCGGCGGAGCGCGCCTGGGCGGCCGAATGGGTGACCGCGATCCTCGCCAAGGAGGGCGTCACCATTGATCCGACCGTGAAGGAGCACGTCTGGTCGGCGTTGACGTCACTGGCATCCTCGCCGGTCGAGGAGCGCACGATTACCGGCCTGACGGTTCTATTGCAATCGACCGCGCTCAAGCAGGCACTGCAACCTTATTGCGTCGGCGGCTCCTCCGGCCGCCTGCTCGACGCGGAAGCCGAGCAATTTGGTTTTGCGTCGGTGCAGGCGTTCGAGACCGAGGGCTTGATTGGCGCTGGAGCTGCGCCTGCCGTCCTCACCTACCTCTTCCATCGCATCGAGGGACGGCTCGACGGCCGGCCAACCCTCCTCATCATCGACGAGGGGTGGCTCGTCCTCGACGATCCGGCCTTCGCGCAACAGCTCAGGGAATGGCTGAAGACGCTGCGGAAGAAGAATGCCTCCGTCGTGTTCGCGACCCAATCGCTCTCCGACATCGACGGCAGCAACATCGCACCCGCAATCGTCGAGAGCTGCCCGACGCGCATCTTCCTGCCGAATGAGCGCGCGATCGAACCGCAGATCACCGCCATCTACCAGCGGTTCGGTTTGAACGACCGCCAGATCGAGATCATCGCGCGGGCGACGCCGAAGCGCGACTACTACTGCCAGTCTCGCCGCGGCAATCGGCTCTTTGAGCTCGGCCTCGGGCCGGTCGCGCTGGCCTTCTGCGCCGCGTCCTCCAAGGCCGACCATGCCGCCATCGAACGGCTGCTCGCCGAGCACGGCCACGACGACTTCACGCCCGCTTGGCTCGCTGATCACGAGTTGCTCTGGGCCGCCGATCTCATCCCTGACCTGATAAATCTGGAGGTGCAATCATGA
- the trbJ gene encoding P-type conjugative transfer protein TrbJ, with protein sequence MIAHQTRRASLTAATALSLALSISPPLTAPASAQWIVYDPTNFSQNVLTAARELQQINNQIQMLTNQAQSLVNQGKNLANLPLSTLTQLQAQVARTQSLLSQAQNIAFNVERIQTAYSSTYGTAAGMGSNATMFATAQSRWQNSVGAFEDSLKVQAGVVGNISTNSSAMSSLVTASQSASGALQAAQVGNQLLALHSQQLSDLVAVLAAKGRADALEQARVTATESQGQQQYKIFSTRSGYQPGNVTMFSGN encoded by the coding sequence ATGATCGCTCATCAGACGCGGCGCGCAAGCTTGACCGCTGCGACCGCTCTCTCGCTTGCCTTGTCGATCTCGCCGCCTTTGACGGCGCCGGCCTCTGCGCAGTGGATCGTCTACGACCCCACCAACTTTAGCCAGAATGTGCTGACCGCGGCGCGCGAGCTGCAGCAGATCAACAATCAGATCCAGATGCTGACCAATCAGGCCCAGAGCCTGGTGAACCAGGGAAAGAACCTCGCCAACCTGCCGTTGTCGACGCTGACCCAGCTTCAGGCACAGGTCGCACGGACTCAGTCACTGCTGAGTCAGGCCCAGAACATCGCCTTCAACGTCGAGCGCATCCAGACGGCGTACTCCAGCACGTACGGCACGGCGGCGGGAATGGGCTCCAATGCGACAATGTTTGCCACGGCCCAAAGTCGCTGGCAGAACTCGGTGGGCGCTTTCGAGGACTCGCTGAAGGTGCAGGCCGGCGTCGTCGGCAATATCTCGACCAACTCCAGCGCAATGAGCTCGCTGGTCACCGCGAGCCAGTCGGCAAGTGGCGCCCTGCAAGCCGCTCAGGTCGGCAATCAGCTTCTGGCCCTGCATTCCCAGCAGCTATCCGATCTCGTCGCGGTGCTCGCCGCGAAGGGACGGGCGGATGCGTTGGAGCAGGCGCGCGTGACGGCGACCGAGTCGCAGGGCCAGCAGCAATACAAGATCTTCTCGACACGCAGCGGCTATCAGCCCGGCAACGTCACCATGTTCAGCGGCAACTGA
- the trbK-alt gene encoding putative entry exclusion protein TrbK-alt, with protein MERSDILRAGAMIIVFAIFLAALHVIHRRPAEQPISDAPSVSAPDDLSAELRRCGALGPQDAEDPHCQAVWKENRARFFGGPARPLLPQAAPATPPMTSDPQGEKP; from the coding sequence ATGGAGCGCTCGGATATTCTTCGCGCAGGCGCGATGATCATCGTGTTCGCCATTTTCCTTGCCGCGCTGCACGTCATTCATCGGCGTCCGGCGGAGCAGCCCATATCCGACGCCCCCTCTGTCTCCGCTCCCGATGATCTCTCGGCCGAGTTGCGCCGTTGCGGCGCGCTCGGACCGCAGGATGCCGAAGATCCGCACTGCCAGGCGGTTTGGAAGGAGAACCGCGCGCGCTTCTTCGGCGGGCCGGCGCGGCCACTTCTGCCGCAGGCCGCGCCGGCCACGCCGCCGATGACGAGTGATCCACAGGGAGAGAAGCCGTGA
- the trbL gene encoding P-type conjugative transfer protein TrbL: MNNVGVIDTFLNTFTTYIDSGFGLIKGEVTYLSSTLIVIDITLAGLFWAWGADEDILQRLVKKTLYIGFFAFIITNFTKLSGIIFNSFAGLGLKAGGSSISTADFLRPGKLAQVGLDAGQPLLDAASQMMGFTSFFANFVQIAVLMVSWLLVLIAFFILAVQLFVTLIEFKLTTLAGFILIPFALFNKTAFLAEKVLGNVVASGVKVMVLAVIVGIGTGLFSQFATAYAGGQPTIEQALSVVLAALAMLGLGIFGPGIATGLVSGAPQLGAGAAVGTGLAVAGTAMVGGAALGLAGRGTMAAGSGAAAAARGGAAMAGGASSAYSLASAGGSGAGGVASGLGGVGRAAASHAAAPVRRAAARATGAMTESFSSGARAGVANTGGSSTMGTIGSGAAANDGTASQAANESGPPAWAQRVKRNQVVIHGAQTAAQALKSGDSHGGGHAVDLSGGE; the protein is encoded by the coding sequence GTGAACAATGTCGGCGTCATCGACACCTTCCTCAACACCTTCACGACCTACATCGATTCGGGTTTCGGCCTGATCAAGGGCGAGGTCACCTATCTGTCGTCGACGTTGATCGTCATCGACATCACGCTGGCCGGCCTGTTCTGGGCCTGGGGCGCAGACGAAGACATCCTTCAGCGGCTGGTGAAGAAGACCCTCTACATCGGCTTCTTCGCCTTCATCATCACCAACTTCACCAAACTCTCAGGCATCATCTTCAATAGCTTCGCGGGTCTCGGCCTGAAGGCCGGCGGCTCCTCGATCTCGACGGCGGACTTTTTGCGGCCCGGCAAGCTGGCGCAGGTCGGTCTCGATGCCGGACAGCCGTTGCTTGACGCAGCAAGCCAGATGATGGGCTTCACCAGCTTCTTTGCGAACTTCGTCCAGATTGCCGTTCTGATGGTGTCCTGGCTCTTGGTGCTGATCGCCTTCTTCATTCTGGCGGTGCAGCTCTTCGTCACGCTGATCGAGTTCAAGCTGACGACGCTCGCTGGTTTCATCCTCATTCCGTTCGCGCTCTTCAACAAGACCGCCTTCCTTGCGGAGAAGGTGCTGGGCAACGTCGTTGCCTCCGGTGTGAAGGTCATGGTGCTCGCCGTCATCGTCGGCATCGGCACCGGGCTCTTCTCCCAATTCGCCACAGCCTATGCCGGCGGCCAGCCGACCATCGAGCAGGCGCTCTCTGTCGTGCTGGCGGCACTCGCCATGCTCGGCCTCGGCATCTTCGGTCCCGGCATCGCCACCGGTCTTGTTTCCGGCGCGCCGCAGCTTGGCGCGGGCGCTGCCGTCGGCACCGGCCTTGCCGTCGCCGGTACCGCAATGGTCGGCGGCGCGGCGCTCGGTTTGGCCGGAAGGGGAACGATGGCAGCTGGCTCCGGTGCTGCGGCCGCCGCGCGTGGTGGTGCGGCGATGGCGGGCGGTGCGTCCTCCGCCTACAGCCTTGCATCGGCCGGTGGGTCCGGCGCTGGCGGCGTCGCGTCCGGTCTCGGCGGCGTGGGCCGTGCGGCGGCAAGTCACGCGGCAGCTCCCGTCAGACGCGCCGCTGCGCGAGCAACGGGGGCAATGACGGAAAGTTTTAGCTCTGGCGCCCGTGCCGGCGTCGCCAACACCGGTGGCTCCTCGACGATGGGGACCATCGGGAGCGGCGCCGCCGCAAACGATGGAACCGCATCTCAAGCAGCGAACGAGAGCGGTCCGCCCGCCTGGGCCCAGCGCGTCAAGCGTAATCAGGTCGTCATTCACGGCGCGCAGACGGCCGCGCAAGCCCTCAAATCCGGCGACAGCCATGGCGGCGGTCACGCCGTCGACCTCTCGGGAGGAGAATAA